In Aquimarina sp. TRL1, a single window of DNA contains:
- a CDS encoding type IX secretion system membrane protein PorP/SprF gives MKKKYIIIIAILLFAAEHIYSQQDAQYTQYMYNTISVNPAYAGSRGVMSISGLHRSQWVGLDGAPRSQTLSMNTPVGESNRVGLGISIVNDEIGPTQETYFDIDFSYTIPTSDVGKLSFGLKAGGHLLDVDFQRLSKFDINDPNFENNIDNKFSPNIGIGFYYHTNRFYLGLSAPNLLETEHFDESATVGNDDSSTFVAKERINYYLITGHTFDLSDNVKFKPALLTKLVFGAPLQVDLSASFLLYEKVSLGAGYRWDAALSGMVGFQISDGLMVGFAYDRETTELGKAVFNDGSYEVLLRFELFKKYNRMLTPRFF, from the coding sequence ATGAAAAAAAAATATATAATTATTATTGCCATATTGCTTTTTGCCGCCGAACACATTTATTCACAGCAAGATGCCCAGTATACCCAATATATGTATAATACCATTAGTGTGAACCCGGCATATGCAGGAAGTCGGGGAGTGATGAGTATCAGTGGTCTTCATCGAAGCCAATGGGTAGGGCTAGACGGAGCTCCTCGTTCACAGACCTTGTCGATGAATACCCCCGTAGGGGAAAGTAATCGTGTGGGACTTGGTATTTCGATAGTTAATGATGAGATAGGACCAACACAAGAAACCTATTTTGATATTGATTTTTCCTATACGATCCCTACTTCTGATGTGGGAAAACTAAGTTTTGGGTTAAAAGCAGGAGGTCATTTGTTAGATGTGGATTTTCAGCGATTGAGTAAGTTCGATATTAATGATCCTAATTTTGAAAACAATATAGATAACAAATTTAGCCCTAATATTGGAATCGGATTTTACTATCATACCAATCGTTTCTATTTAGGGTTAAGTGCTCCAAATTTATTAGAGACAGAGCATTTTGATGAGAGCGCTACTGTAGGAAACGATGACTCTTCAACCTTTGTCGCTAAAGAACGTATCAATTATTATTTAATTACCGGACATACTTTTGATTTAAGCGATAATGTAAAATTTAAACCAGCCTTATTGACTAAGTTGGTATTTGGAGCTCCGTTACAGGTAGATTTATCAGCTAGTTTTTTACTATACGAAAAAGTAAGTCTTGGAGCAGGTTATAGATGGGATGCTGCATTGAGTGGTATGGTTGGATTTCAGATTTCAGATGGTTTGATGGTTGGTTTTGCCTATGACCGAGAAACCACAGAATTAGGAAAAGCGGTATTTAATGATGGGAGTTATGAAGTATTACTGCGATTTGAACTCTTTAAGAAATATAATAGAATGTTAACACCTCGGTTCTTTTAA
- a CDS encoding carboxypeptidase-like regulatory domain-containing protein, with the protein MKKLFYILFLISHIGLYAQETSTETPENHEIHGKVLNAANDVKLENVHIVNLSQVIGTITDADGAFTIPAKVNDTLYFSYIGYKPLKVRVTNDWIKFGDVKIKMTELGIALEKVVVSKIQLTGYLEIDAKKIPVYNNYRYSISGLNSGYEGGSKQPGAVNKVLSAIFNPADFLYNMFSKRSKELKKLRKMKKDDEIRNLLENKFDREMLQALLQVERVDIDEILRNCNYSADFIKFANDLQILDAISECYEEYKTLNRE; encoded by the coding sequence ATGAAAAAACTTTTTTACATCTTATTTCTTATATCTCATATTGGACTATATGCACAAGAGACTTCTACTGAAACTCCTGAGAATCATGAAATTCACGGAAAAGTTCTCAATGCTGCAAATGATGTAAAGTTGGAAAATGTACATATTGTCAATCTCAGCCAGGTTATTGGAACCATTACAGATGCTGATGGTGCTTTTACCATTCCCGCTAAGGTTAATGATACTTTATACTTTTCGTATATCGGATACAAACCCTTAAAAGTCAGAGTAACCAATGACTGGATTAAATTCGGAGATGTAAAAATAAAAATGACTGAACTGGGTATTGCTTTAGAAAAAGTAGTTGTTTCTAAAATACAATTAACTGGATATCTGGAGATTGACGCAAAAAAAATACCTGTATATAACAACTACCGCTATAGCATTTCCGGATTGAATTCTGGTTATGAAGGAGGTAGCAAACAACCCGGAGCGGTTAATAAAGTCCTGAGTGCCATTTTTAATCCTGCCGATTTTCTCTATAATATGTTTAGTAAACGTTCTAAAGAACTAAAGAAACTGAGAAAAATGAAAAAGGACGATGAAATTCGAAACTTATTAGAAAATAAGTTCGACAGAGAAATGCTACAGGCTTTACTACAAGTAGAACGGGTAGATATTGATGAGATCTTACGTAACTGTAATTACTCTGCGGATTTTATAAAGTTTGCCAATGACCTGCAAATTCTGGATGCTATTAGTGAGTGCTATGAAGAATACAAAACACTAAACCGGGAATAA
- a CDS encoding RNA methyltransferase: MINHELLEYLESFLTPRRLALYKEVLEKRTNHFTVAVEDVYQLHNTSAVIRSCDVFGIQNIHVVEEVNKKNIDREIAMGAQKWVDINRYTSVKECIANLKKQGYQIVATTPHEHAATIQHFDVTKRAAIFFGSELRGLSDEVIQKADSMLHIPMYGFTESLNISVSAAIILQYLSGEMRSNKEINWQLTEEEKCSLRMQWAKNTVKSYEQIIQRFEEDQKK; the protein is encoded by the coding sequence ATGATAAATCATGAGTTACTGGAGTATTTGGAATCTTTTCTAACCCCGAGAAGGCTGGCACTATATAAAGAAGTATTAGAAAAAAGAACAAATCATTTTACAGTAGCAGTTGAAGATGTATATCAGTTACATAATACCAGTGCAGTAATACGAAGCTGTGATGTTTTTGGGATTCAAAATATTCATGTAGTTGAGGAGGTAAATAAGAAAAATATTGATAGAGAAATTGCTATGGGAGCTCAGAAATGGGTTGATATTAATAGATATACATCTGTCAAAGAATGTATTGCCAACTTGAAAAAACAAGGGTATCAGATTGTAGCGACAACTCCTCATGAACATGCAGCAACAATTCAACATTTTGATGTTACAAAACGCGCTGCTATTTTTTTTGGAAGTGAACTTAGAGGGTTGAGTGATGAAGTAATCCAGAAAGCTGACTCCATGCTGCATATCCCTATGTATGGATTTACGGAGAGCCTGAATATTTCTGTTTCGGCAGCAATTATTTTACAATACCTATCCGGAGAAATGAGAAGTAATAAAGAGATCAACTGGCAATTAACGGAAGAGGAAAAATGTAGTCTTAGAATGCAATGGGCTAAAAATACGGTCAAGAGCTATGAGCAAATTATTCAGCGATTTGAAGAAGATCAAAAGAAATAG
- a CDS encoding OmpA family protein, whose translation MMNLYTYLILGLLVTIPQLSTAQEKQLHKADEKFEQYAFVDARKIYLEVAENGYTSSDLYRRLGDSYYFNGELEDASKWYERLLSEYEQEVDPEYLFRYAQSLKSVRRYDESDQVMEKFNALTNADTRASNYMSSKDYLNFIELQSGKFDLVKLDVNSKDSDYAPSFTNQGTLVFASSRFGNSMTKTLHEWNEMRFLDLFSSKIGEDNSLEAPEKLKGRINTKFHESSTSFSKDGKTVYFTRNNYTKRRLKANSEGTTLLKLYKGTLEGDKWSNIEELPFNGDEYSVAHPALNADGTILYFASDMPGSKGLSDLYKVAVHEDGSYGTPENLGDLINTEGRETFPYISDSGRLYFASDGHVGLGGLDVFVSVPEEGAFSVPYNVGRPVNGPEDDFSFVLNEETKIGYFASNRNGGKGNDDIYSFKQTDELITSCKQYVKGTVLKKSDGSIVADAEVVLLDNNNQEINRTRTDTFGAYKFNVECASSYIVRALKEDYKPTEKSLVTTEVLEYSYDVPLEIGDSLLEVKEVNEGDDLAKLLVLSPIYFDLDKSRIRKDAEIELQKIIAALKEYPQLKIDVRSHTDSRANDAYNLALSNRRAKSTIAYIIKKGGIDPSRVTGRGYGESELVNSCTNGTPCSKEKHQLNRRSEFIIVKK comes from the coding sequence ATGATGAATTTATATACGTATTTAATTTTAGGTTTATTGGTGACGATTCCTCAATTATCAACCGCTCAGGAGAAACAACTGCATAAAGCAGATGAAAAATTTGAGCAATATGCATTTGTCGATGCCAGAAAAATCTATTTAGAGGTGGCTGAAAATGGATATACTTCTTCTGATTTATATAGGAGATTGGGGGATTCTTACTACTTTAATGGAGAGCTAGAAGATGCTTCAAAATGGTATGAGCGTTTACTGTCAGAATATGAGCAAGAAGTAGACCCTGAGTATTTGTTTCGTTATGCACAGAGTTTAAAAAGTGTTCGCCGGTACGATGAATCTGATCAGGTAATGGAAAAATTTAATGCATTGACTAATGCAGACACCAGAGCCTCAAACTATATGAGTTCCAAAGATTATCTAAATTTTATAGAACTACAGTCTGGTAAGTTTGATTTGGTGAAATTGGATGTCAATTCCAAGGATTCAGATTATGCACCTAGTTTTACAAACCAGGGGACTTTAGTATTTGCTTCTTCTCGATTTGGAAATTCGATGACCAAGACATTACATGAGTGGAATGAAATGCGTTTTCTGGATTTATTTTCTTCCAAAATAGGAGAAGATAACAGTTTAGAGGCTCCTGAGAAGCTAAAAGGACGTATTAATACAAAATTCCATGAATCTTCAACTTCATTTAGTAAAGATGGAAAAACAGTATATTTTACCAGAAATAATTATACGAAGAGACGTTTAAAAGCTAATTCAGAAGGAACTACTTTGTTAAAGTTGTATAAAGGAACGTTAGAAGGAGATAAATGGAGCAATATAGAAGAATTACCTTTTAATGGGGATGAGTACTCGGTGGCACACCCTGCCTTAAATGCTGATGGTACAATCTTGTATTTTGCTAGTGATATGCCTGGAAGTAAAGGCCTATCAGATCTATATAAAGTTGCTGTTCATGAAGACGGAAGTTATGGTACTCCAGAGAATTTAGGAGATCTGATTAATACAGAAGGACGCGAAACATTTCCTTATATCAGTGATTCAGGTAGGTTGTATTTTGCCAGTGATGGTCATGTTGGATTGGGAGGGTTAGATGTTTTTGTATCAGTTCCTGAAGAAGGTGCTTTTTCTGTGCCATATAATGTTGGTCGACCAGTTAACGGACCGGAAGATGATTTCTCTTTTGTGTTAAATGAAGAAACGAAAATAGGCTATTTTGCCAGTAATAGAAATGGAGGGAAAGGAAATGACGATATTTATAGTTTTAAACAAACAGATGAATTAATAACCAGTTGTAAGCAATATGTAAAAGGAACAGTATTAAAAAAATCAGATGGTTCTATTGTAGCAGATGCAGAAGTGGTGCTGTTAGATAATAATAACCAGGAAATAAACAGAACCAGAACAGATACATTTGGAGCATATAAGTTTAATGTAGAATGTGCTTCTTCCTATATTGTCAGAGCTTTAAAAGAAGATTATAAACCTACAGAAAAGAGTTTGGTAACAACAGAGGTGTTAGAGTATTCATACGATGTACCATTAGAAATAGGAGATAGTCTATTAGAGGTAAAAGAAGTAAATGAAGGAGATGATTTAGCAAAACTATTAGTGTTATCTCCAATTTATTTTGATTTGGATAAGTCCAGAATCCGAAAAGATGCAGAGATAGAATTACAAAAAATTATTGCAGCGCTAAAAGAATATCCTCAATTAAAAATAGATGTTCGTTCTCATACGGATAGTAGAGCGAATGATGCTTATAATCTGGCATTAAGTAATAGAAGAGCTAAGAGTACCATCGCCTATATTATCAAAAAAGGAGGAATTGATCCATCGAGAGTCACAGGTAGAGGGTATGGGGAATCGGAATTAGTTAATTCATGTACCAATGGAACTCCGTGTAGTAAAGAGAAACATCAATTAAATAGAAGAAGTGAATTTATTATTGTAAAGAAATAA